The window ATCCGAATCCCAAACAGCTCCTAGTGCTGTGACCGGAAACGATCATCGGGTTGGGTAACAGGCTTCAGGCTGCGGGAGCCAGAGGCCGACCTCCCCAGCGGATGCCCTTCTCGCTTCGGATGCGGGCGCGTTCGCGGCGTTGAGCGGCCAGCACGTCGGGGTGACGGGCGTGGGCGTTGCGCCAGCGCAGGTAGGCGTGCAGGGCCCGGGTCTGGACAGTGTGATTCGGGTGGTTGGAGTTGGCCAAGGTGAACTGGCGCAACGGTCCAAAATGAGCCTCGATCGGGTTGGCCCAGGACGCATACGTCGGGGTGAACAGCAGCCTGACCTTGTGCTTGTCCGCCCAGGCGCGGATGCGCCGGTTCTTGTGCGCCGACAGGTTGTCCATGATCACGTAGATCGGGGCGCCGTCCGGGCGGGCGGCGCGGATGGACTTCAAGGCTGACCAGGTGGGTTCGCTGCCCTTGCGCCGGTGGTTGATGCCCCACAGCAGGTCATCGCCGACGGAGTAGCAGCCGTGGAAGTACCTCACGCCGTGAGTGCGGTGATAGGTGGCCGGCAATCGGTCCGGCGCGCCGGCAGGTGCCCAGCCCGGGGAGTGCAGGGCAGCGCCCACGGCGCCCTGCTCATCGACGGCTCCCTGGCCTGCCCCCTGATGCCCGCCCGGCTCGCGCAGGCCACCACCGGCCTGGACGACGCCGCCATCCGCACACCAACGAAAGAACTCACCGCGCTGATCGCCGCGCGAGAGCCGTACTTGCTGCGTCTCAAACAGAACGCAAACGCAGACGGCGCGATCCGCTTGCAGTGCCCGGCAGCAGGAACCTCTCCGTCGGTCACCTGCCCCCGCTTCGTGCGCCTCCACCAGCGCGGGCCCCGCCGGTCCACCGCGGTCGACCTGACCGACGCCCGGCAGCGAGCCGCCCACGTCTCGGCCAAACCTCGTGTCCTGTCCCCGACTCCCGACCACAAGACCAGCGAGCTGCCGAAGATCTGCCACCAGCAGACCATCACCCTGCACCCCGGCGACCTCGGCTACCTCGACAAGTTCCGCCAGGACCTGCCTTATCTCAGCCCCTCGTGGCGAGGGACGTACTCCTCTGCCCGTGCCATGACGGAGGGGTTGAACGGCCGTCTCAAGGGCCACGACCTCGACCTGGGTGATCCGAAGAACCGGCTCGCCCACGGCCGCGTCGCCCAGATCCTGCTCGCCGCACTCATGGTCACCGTCACCAACGAACTCATCCTGCTCGCCTGGCGGCAAGCCCACGACCACCGCGAGCCTCCAACCGAGGACACCTACGCATCCACTGCACAAGATCCAGATCTGGACCCGCCGGCAGCATTCGGAAGACCGCCACCGGGCGCCTGATCCGCTGGGTTGACAACCGGACAGCACTACTCCGACCGACCGGTCCCGCACGCCCGGCCGCCAGCCCTCCACGCGCTCCCAGCGGCTCAACGCCACCAGCGCCCCTCGCTTTGAAGGCCACACGAGCCAGAACCGGCCCGCCCAACGATCCGAACACCTCGGAAAACGCGAAATCCCGTCCGATTCAGATGATCGAACGGGATCCCGTCAACCTCAGTCCAGCCGTTTCAAGAACAGCCCCAGGGCGCGTATTGGGCGTGATCAATCTGCTGATTCGTCCTCGTGGTGGGGCCTGGACCGGTAGATCTTGTTGCGTGACGCGAGTGCAACTGACGGACGCGGAGTGGGAGCTCATCGGGCCGTATCTGCCGATCGGCGAGTACGGCCCGTATCCCGAGCGGTTACAGCAGCAGTTCGAGGATGTGATCTGGCGGTTCAGGACCGGCGGGCAGTGGCGGGAGATGCCGCGGGAGTTCGGTGCCTGGTCGACCGTCCACAACCGCTTCCGGCAATGGCGTGACGCCGGCGTCTTCGAGGCCTTGCTGGAGGGCCTGATCGCGGAAGCGGCGAAGCGGGGTGATGTGGACCTGTCCCTGGTCAGCGTCGACTCCACCACCGCGCGTGCTCACCACGACGCGGCCGGGATGCACCTGGCCGCGGACGTCCTCGGCGCGCTGGAGAAGGCCGCTGCCGAGGCGGACAAGGCAAGGTCAAAAGGGGCGGTCTCGAAGAACAAAGCGGACAGGACGCCGAGATCGATCCCGAGCGGGAGGAACGACGACGCGTCCGGCGCCGGCGAAAACTCCGGCTGACGGCCGCCCTGCTGGGGCGCTCCAGGGACGGGCAGACCAGCAAAGTTCACCTGGCCGCCGATCGCAAGTGCCGCCCGCTGGCGTTCGTGCTGTCCGCAGGCCAAGCCGCCGACAGCCCGCAGTTCATCCCCGTGCTGGGCAAGATACGGGTTCGCGTGCCCGTCGGCCGCCCCCTTCCTCGATCACCTGATGCCAACAGAGCCAGCCGGGCTTGCGCCGGAGGAGCCGGTCTGCTGGGCTCGCCTGGGGCGGCGGTGGGCGAGGTGATCAAGGCCCCAGCCACCACTGAGGCGATCACCTCGGGGCCGGAATCCCCGCCGGAGGTGGCTCTGCATCATGCGGTTGCTGTACGCACCCGCTGTGCGGCAGCGCTTCCGTGTCATCGGGTCCGCTGACGTTTTACTGACTCCGCTTGGCCTCTCAGCGGCCAGTATGACCATCGGAGAACGCCGCCCTCTTACGGTACCGACTGCGGCCAGCCGGAAGTTGTCGGCCCCGTACGCCATGATCGGCTTCAAAGGTTCCATACGTCTCCTCAAGGAGTTTCATGGTCGTCAACAATGGAACCGACTGGTCCGGTATCGACTGGGATGGCTGGAAGAACCTCAATCTGATCCGCGCCCGGCTCGACGCGGGCGCCGACCCCAACACGGGCGTGTACATCTATGAACGACCGCTGCACGCCGCCGCCGAATGGGGTTCACCTGAGGTGGTCGCTGAACTGTCCCGGCGAGTCGACGACGTCGATGCTGAACACGAAGGCCGTACCGCCCTCTGGGAAGCCATCTTCAACAACCGCCCCGACAACGCCCGCGCTCTGGCCGCCGCCGGAGCGGACCCGTGGCGGCCGATGATGAACGGCTGGTCCCCCGGACGCCTCAGCCTGGCCACTCCAACCCCTGACCTGTTCACTCTTCCTCCCGGCGAGGCCGGCCTGTCTGCCGCCGAGACCGCCGCCGCCTCCACGGCCAGGCATCTGATCACCACTTTGGGCCGCTTGGAGGATGACGGCTTCAGCGTCGCCTGTGTGGCCGACATCACCGCCGCCGAGGCGGCGCAGCGGCTGGAGGCTACACCGGCCGATGACGACGACATCGAAGAGATCATGGATGACCCATTCTCGGACTTCGACGACAGCTTGTCCCTCATCGGCATCACGGACGTGCCGGGCGGATGCGTCGTCTTCCAGCCGTGGGGATACAACGCGTCCACCCCCGGCGTCATAAAGCGATTGTCGGTCGGCTCTGTCTGCTACGCCATGTTCGCCAACCCCAAGAGCGGCAACCAAGGAGCCGTCGCCCGTGACGGCGTCATCGAGAAATGGGACACCCATCCCGGCGGAGGCGCCGTATCCGACAACGACCCCACGGAGGACATCCTCACCACCTACCTCTACCACTACCAAGCAGTGGCCTACTGCTTCGCTGGTGCGGGCCTGCAGCCAACCGACGCCCGCTCGATCACAGATCAACCCGACGTCTGGCTCAGACTGCCCGAGCAGGACTGGTGGAGCTAACCAGCAGCGCGACGAGGGCCCGGCTCCGTGTTCTGGAATCGGGCCTTTCGCACCTACTGGTCGGGTGTTCTCGAGTGCCTCTGACCTTGAGCGAACCGACCAGTTGAAGATCGCTTCCCGACCGCGCGCTGATCGTTTCCCACCACCCACCCGACGACATCGCCGCCAGCTATGTCGACGAGACATGATCACGAAGCCCGGGCATCTGGGCACGACGAAGGTGTCGCAGAAACAGCGACGCTAACTGTGGCGCGTCACCGCCAGGGTGCGTAGGACGCAGAACTCGTTGCCCTCGGGGTCGGCCATGACCACCCAGCTTCGGTCTGGGCCTTGGCCCACATCCGTCTTGGTGGCGCCGAGGCCGAGCAGCCTGGTCACCTCGTCGTCGGTGCTGCCGTCGATCGGGCTGACGTCGAGGTGGAGCCGGTTCTTCACCGTCTTGCCTTCGGGCACCTGGATGAACAGCAAGGTGGGCGGCATCTGGCGGGTCAGGACCTGCTCGACGGTCGGCTCCCAGGAGCCGATCTCGACCTTGCCCTCGTTCCGGTCGATCACTTTGAAGTCCAGGACCTCGCACCAGAAGGCCGCGAGTCTCTGCGGATCGTGGCAGTCGACGGCCAGCTCGGTGAGTCTACTTGTCATGTCTCTCCCTATGTCTCAAGGCGTTCCGAACCATGCGGCAAGTGCCTCACGCAGCGAGGGCGAGGCGCTGTCCGCGGATTCGTCGAGGCCGGCGGCCCAGGCGACGTGGCCGTCCGGGCGGATCAGCAGTGCGTCCGCCGGTCGGTCGTCGGTCTTGGCGGTGTGGACGTCGAGGAGATGCCGCCAGTCCCGGGCGGTCTGGCGGAGCTCTGGGCGGTCGGCCAGGTCGAGCAGGACGGGCCGGGCGGTGTGCATGAGCTCGGCGACGCTGGTGATGCCTTGGCCGGTGTGCAGGGTGAGGTCGGGGGCGAAGGTGCCGGCCAGCGGATGATGGCCGGCGCCGGGCATCGGGTAGCGGATGTCGGTGCCGGCGACGAGGGCTCCCATGCGGCGCAGCGGTTGCTCGTCGGCGAGCAGTTCGGTGAAAACCTCCCGGAGCGCTTCGGCGGCCGCGTCGTGCCCACGTCGCAGGGCCACCTGGGCGCGGGTGTGCAGCATGGTGCGGGCGCCGGCGTGGTGGCGTTCGGTGTGGTAGGTGTCCAGCAGGCCGGCCGGAGCCGTGCCGTGGAGGTCGGCGGCCAGTTTCCAGGCCAGGTTGACCGCGTCCAGCATGCCGGCGTTGAGCGCCACTCCGGTGGCGGGGAACAGGTGCGCCGCGTCACCGGCCAGCAAAATCCGCCCCTCGCGGTAGCGATCGGCCTGGCGGGCCTTGAAGGTGAAGCGCGACAGCCGGGTCGATCCGGCCAGGGGCAGGTGGGCGCCGAGCACGCGGTGGATGCTGTCCTGCAGTTCGGTCAGGGTCATCGGGACGTCGTCGTCGTATTCGGTGGTCTCGTCCTCGATGGTGTAGAGGGAGACGGACTGGGTGCCGGGTGAGGAGCCGACGCCGAGCAGGCCCTGGTCGGTGCGGGTGAATCCGGCGCGGATGGTGCCGAAGCCGGGGACGTCGAGATCGCCGTTGCCGAGAACGGTGACCGTGTCGGGCAGGGTGACCTGGGCCAGCCGGTTGACCTCGGGATAGGTGGTGCCGGGGAACGGGATGCCGGCCCAGTCGCGGATGCGGCTGCGCGCGCCGTCGCACCCCACGAGATAGGGGGCGCTCACCTGGTCAGGGCCGTTCGGGCCGCGCACGTCAACGGTGACCGCGGCGTCGTCCTGGTTCACCGCGGTCACTTCGTGTCCGCGGCGGAGGTCGACGCCGAGTTCGCCGGTGCGTTCGTCGAGCAGCCGCTCCAGCAGTTGCTGCGGCAGCGGCAGGGCGTGCATCGGGGGATCCGGCAGGCGGGTGAAGTCCAGGTGCACCCCGCCGAACGGGAACCGGGGAGCGGGCATCGGGCCGGTGCAGGCCGCTTCGAAACGTTGCAGCAAGCCTCGGTAGCGCAGCAGCTCCAGGATCTGCCCACCCAGGCCGCCGGCCTTGGGGGTGTCGCGGGGCCGCGGCTGCCGTTCCAGCACCAGCGGCCGCACTCCGGCCAGGCGCAGTTCGGCGGCCAGCATGAGACCGGTCGGGCCGGCCCCCACGATGATCACGTCGGCATTCCCCGCCGGCCGCTCTTCTCGCAGGTCTTCCTCCGCGGGCCGGGTGGCATCGTGGTGCTTCATCATCAATGACCTTTCGATCGTGTCGTTCGCCGCGTCGTGTCGCGCGCGAACCGGGACGGAGCTGTCAGCCGGGAGCCAGGCGGCTCGAGCCTGCCGGACGCGTCCACCGCCAGGTCCACGCCCTCGTGCACCGCGGCGAGGTCGGAGACGTCGAGCGGGACGCACGCCAGGGTGTCGGGGTGGCGGGCCTGCAGGCCCGCCGGCGGCGCCACGTCGCGGGCCGCGTCCGATCTCCTCTGCTCAGCGCAGCCTCCGCGAACGCTCTGCCGCCTCCCTGGGCGCGCCCGTGATGGACCAGACACGCATGACACCCACTCCTTCCATCAGTCGTCGATGGCCTGGTAGACGGTGGTCCAGAAGTCGTTCATCAGGTGGGCCGGGTTGGGCACCGTGTAGCCGAGCTGGCAGAGCAGGATGCCGGTGAGCTGGTTGGCAGGGTCGGAGTAGGCGGAGGTGCCGCTGCCGCCGTCCCAGCCGAACTGGCCGATGGGGGCGTAGTCGCCGCGGTAGGTGCGCACCGCCATGCCCAGGCCCCAGCCGCCCTGCTGGCCCTGGCCGAAGGAGATGTGCACGGCGCTGGTGGCCAGGGCGGTGCGGGCGGCATTCTGCTCCGGGGTGAGCCGGTTGGTGGTCATCAGCTCCACGGCCGGCCGGGACAGGATGCGCCGGCCGTTGTGGGTGCCGCCGTTGAGCAGCATCCGGAAGTAGGCGTGGTAGTCGTCGGCGGTCGAGACCAGGCCGCCACCGCCGCCCTGGAACGCCGGCGGCTTGCTCCAGCGACCGCCCTCGGGCTGGTCCCAGGCGAGGAACTCGCCCGTGGCCGGGTCGGGGGCGTAGAGGGTGGGCAGCCGGTCGAGCTGGTCGGCGGGCACGTGGAAGCCGGTGTCGGTCATGCCGAGCGGCTCGAAGATGCGCTCGCGCAGGAAGTCCTCGAACGACTGGCCGGTAACCCGGGAGACGAGCACGCCGACCAGGTCGCTGCTGATCTGGTACTGCCACTGCTCGCCGGGCTGGTGCATCAGCGGCAGCTCGCCGAGGCGGCGCATCCACTCGTCCTGCTCGGGGACCTCGGTCGGCAGGTTCGGGGTCAGCCCCCGCTCGAAGATGGCGTTCAGGATCGGGGTGCCCAGCGCGGTCATGTCCATGCCGAGGCCGAAGGTGGAGGTCAGCACGTCCCGGACGGTGATCGGGCGGCGGGCCGGCACGGTGTCGTCCAGCTCGGCGTCGATGCGGGTGAGCACCTGGCGGCCGGCCAGCTCGGGCAGCCACGGGTCGACCACGTCGTCCAGCCGCAGCCGGCACTCGTCCAGCAGCACCATCGCGGCGGCGATGGAGACCGGCTTGGAGGTGGAGGCCATGCGGAAGATCGTGTCCCGCTGCATCGGCGCGCCACCGTCGTGCTGCATCGTGCCGAGCGTTTCGACGTGGGTCTGGCCGCCGCGGCTGACCAGGGCCACCAGGCCGGGGATCTTCCCGGAGTCGACGTGCCGTGCCAGCACCTCACGCAGCCTGCGCAGACCCGGCTCGGAAAAGCCGTTCCTCCCGATTGCCATGATCCTTGTCTCCTTGTCGTCATGATGGGTCCGCCGGTTCCGATCCGGCGTTCGTGCGTTCACCCTCGCGAAGGGGCCTGACACCAGGCCGTCGCCGCCCTGACGCCGCCGTTGACACGGCAGCGCCAGGTCAGCGGGCAGCCCGGC is drawn from Nonomuraea muscovyensis and contains these coding sequences:
- a CDS encoding ankyrin repeat domain-containing protein, encoding MVVNNGTDWSGIDWDGWKNLNLIRARLDAGADPNTGVYIYERPLHAAAEWGSPEVVAELSRRVDDVDAEHEGRTALWEAIFNNRPDNARALAAAGADPWRPMMNGWSPGRLSLATPTPDLFTLPPGEAGLSAAETAAASTARHLITTLGRLEDDGFSVACVADITAAEAAQRLEATPADDDDIEEIMDDPFSDFDDSLSLIGITDVPGGCVVFQPWGYNASTPGVIKRLSVGSVCYAMFANPKSGNQGAVARDGVIEKWDTHPGGGAVSDNDPTEDILTTYLYHYQAVAYCFAGAGLQPTDARSITDQPDVWLRLPEQDWWS
- a CDS encoding VOC family protein, whose translation is MTSRLTELAVDCHDPQRLAAFWCEVLDFKVIDRNEGKVEIGSWEPTVEQVLTRQMPPTLLFIQVPEGKTVKNRLHLDVSPIDGSTDDEVTRLLGLGATKTDVGQGPDRSWVVMADPEGNEFCVLRTLAVTRHS
- a CDS encoding FAD-dependent monooxygenase, translating into MKHHDATRPAEEDLREERPAGNADVIIVGAGPTGLMLAAELRLAGVRPLVLERQPRPRDTPKAGGLGGQILELLRYRGLLQRFEAACTGPMPAPRFPFGGVHLDFTRLPDPPMHALPLPQQLLERLLDERTGELGVDLRRGHEVTAVNQDDAAVTVDVRGPNGPDQVSAPYLVGCDGARSRIRDWAGIPFPGTTYPEVNRLAQVTLPDTVTVLGNGDLDVPGFGTIRAGFTRTDQGLLGVGSSPGTQSVSLYTIEDETTEYDDDVPMTLTELQDSIHRVLGAHLPLAGSTRLSRFTFKARQADRYREGRILLAGDAAHLFPATGVALNAGMLDAVNLAWKLAADLHGTAPAGLLDTYHTERHHAGARTMLHTRAQVALRRGHDAAAEALREVFTELLADEQPLRRMGALVAGTDIRYPMPGAGHHPLAGTFAPDLTLHTGQGITSVAELMHTARPVLLDLADRPELRQTARDWRHLLDVHTAKTDDRPADALLIRPDGHVAWAAGLDESADSASPSLREALAAWFGTP
- a CDS encoding serine hydrolase domain-containing protein; this encodes MAIGRNGFSEPGLRRLREVLARHVDSGKIPGLVALVSRGGQTHVETLGTMQHDGGAPMQRDTIFRMASTSKPVSIAAAMVLLDECRLRLDDVVDPWLPELAGRQVLTRIDAELDDTVPARRPITVRDVLTSTFGLGMDMTALGTPILNAIFERGLTPNLPTEVPEQDEWMRRLGELPLMHQPGEQWQYQISSDLVGVLVSRVTGQSFEDFLRERIFEPLGMTDTGFHVPADQLDRLPTLYAPDPATGEFLAWDQPEGGRWSKPPAFQGGGGGLVSTADDYHAYFRMLLNGGTHNGRRILSRPAVELMTTNRLTPEQNAARTALATSAVHISFGQGQQGGWGLGMAVRTYRGDYAPIGQFGWDGGSGTSAYSDPANQLTGILLCQLGYTVPNPAHLMNDFWTTVYQAIDD